AAATGGGCTAGAAATGGAAGTACACAAGGTCCAAAGGCCCATTTGATTCATGTGCTAGATTTACTGCTGGCATGTTTTGCTAGATAAACAGAAGATCATCccctagaaaaaaaacagaagatcATGATTTATCATACGATGCACACAATCAGactaaattgcacaaaacCACCTGCTCGTTGCGCGTAACCACCAGTTTTggtaaatactccctccgtcctgaattaactgacgtaGATTAGTACAGTATTCAAGAATCCACCTCATATTGAGAAtagaacttttttttcaaattgcACCGATTGCCTCGTAAGCTCGACCAGTTCGTTCTGGCAGGTTTGGCAAGCCTGTAATGTTGACCAGGCATGTCATGCAATAAAATGATGATTCCAGGACGAAAAATTCACATACAAAGTTTACTAACATTTGGCATAACATTTTGAACCCGGCAAAAAAATGTATTCCTTCCGatacataaaaagtgtcgctcaTTTCGTACAAAATTTATACTTAGTACAcaatggacgacactttttggatccgagggagtatttttttttttttgttcaactACGTCTGTCGAGAGAAATCTGGTCCTACTATTCAATTCCGAGTCCTAACATGTGGTCAAAATgttatgcaaaagaaagaatgTAAACTGCATGTTGATATCATGTCTTTGCTGCCAAGTTACAACGGCGAATCAGACGCTGAAcatgcaaaaaagaaataataatACAAGTGAACTCCTGTGTTTCTTAGCTCCAAGGTAGATCCGCCACATTTTGGAGTAGATGTAACAACAGTGCCATTTCTGTCTGAAGAGTGAGATCCATCTTAAGTCTTAACAACAACACCACAGATATggtaaacaaaaaaacaagaaaaaaaggccCAAAAATTGCACAGGAACGTTTGTTACACTCAGGGCTGACTTCCTTCCAGCCCTACTATCTGCCTACTAAGCTGAATAATTATGTATATTACCATATACTAACATTGACTGTAGCAGCCTTTCATGCCCGCGAGTACTTGGAGCTCCACATGGGTACCTTCAGAGGCTCGTCGTCGGCTGCAGCACCCCCGTTCTCAGCGCTGTTCAAGGAGTCCGAGATCAAAGGGTCCGATTCGCCTTCTTTCACCTGAGATGCAGATGGCACGCAAGGTAAATAACAAGAGGACAGTAGCAATAGCACAGGTATAGGGACTGAGAACCAATATTTGATTACTTCTTAATCATGCCACTCAGAAGATCTGAGTGCAGAAAATGTTGTGATCTTGAAGCACAATGAAATTACCCAAGGGGAATGTACCTGAGTGACTTGTGGAGAGGCATCAGTGGGTTTTTGCTGAGTTTCCCGGGTGCAGAAGTACGAATATAGCCCCATCCCAATCACTGCAATTAGGATTCCAAGTATGTTTCTCCAGCTAAATGGATCATGAAGCAAGACATAACCAAAGGCGAGAACCAAGCATGTCTTAAGATGGCCCAGGACTTGGTAAGTTACAGGAGATGTCTTCCCAATAACAAGGAAAGTGCTGAAGTTTACTGAGACTGATATTAGGCACGACAGCACGATGAAAAACTGCAGAAATGATAAGAGCAAACTATGGATCACATGAAGTATGTCAAAATTCATCATAAGTTTCAACAGCCTGGTTCCCTGCTTACCAGAACTTGAGGCGTGTACTCAAAAGCAAAGACATTTTTGTTGGTTAAAAAACCATCAAGGAATGGACCGGTAACGAAGAGGGTCAATGCTTGGTATGGGCATGATTGGTACAGTAGCTGGGTTGAGGATACCTTGAACTTCTTTTGAATTGTATTAGTCATCTGATAGTTGGTTAAGGACTCAAATCATAAACCATAGAACAAATGTTATATACTCAACCAAAATTGTAATCTACACTATTTATTTTATGTTAGACGGGTAAAGTAGAAATACAGTAGTAGTAACAAGTCGTTTATATTCATTATTTTATTAGTGATTTCCTTTATCTGTAATATTAACAAACTAAAGGATGTGTCGCTAGCTACATGTAAAATTACTAGACTGAATGATTTGGCAATCCAAGAACATTTCCTGGCAGTAAATGATAGCTCGTTTGAAAAGGATACAATTTGAGCAATGCAGGTTGTGACGATTGCCAGCAAAGACAGTATTGATCCCATAGCATTGAGTTGCAGGTCAGTCACGGTTGCAACTCCAACACCAAAAAGGAGCACGCTAAGGGAGAGCTGGATGTAGCGACTGCACAGTGAATTCAGAAAATTAGTCAGGCGATAATTACTAAACTGAATAAAGGACATAATGTTCAAAACACCAACCTAAACTTTTTCCTGAAGAAAAGAGTCTCCAATATAACAGTACAGGGAATAATGGCCAGCTTTGTCATCTGAACATAAAGAGTATTTTTAGCATGAGCTTGGTACAGTGTTTGGCATAAAGTTGAGTGACATTCATCGAATCACACAACACGCAATGACTCAACAGAAAACCTTCTCCTAAGATACTGTTTGCCCGTGATAATATAGCAGCGGCATAGCATGAGCTAAAAGAAGTCACACTAATATTATGTACACCCAACGTCCCAACTAAAGCAACCACTGCCATCCTAGATACGGAATGCGTGCTACACCATTGAGTTAAATATAAAATATTGATTAGTGCAGACCCAATGGGAGCAAAAACAATGTTTACCTGATAGAAACCAACGGAATTGAAACCGAGACTCAGATTCAGAAGCCCAATTGAGATGCCATTGAGCACTCCAAATCCCATAACAGTCCTTGCATCAAAAGGTTTGTGCTCAAACAGCTTCATACATAATGCCACATGGAGTGAACAAAATGTGACCAGAAGATGCCAACTTGTCAACGTGGTGGCTGCATAATAAGGAACAAAGTTGTGTAAGACTTCAGGGTAAGCAATGTTTTTACTACTCTGTTTAGACGAGTTGgtacttttttcttctcaacgGATCATTCCCTTTTCTGGACATGTTCCGTCCCATAAGTCACCCTAGACACATCATTAAATTTAAGCTCAGGTTTCATCCATTTTCATTTAATGGTGATGTTTCAACTCAAAAACACCATATGCTCGAGGAACTCCACCGACAGAGACCCCCCTCCTCACTACAAGATACTGAAAATCCTCCCAGCACCAATCCCCCCATCCATACACACTCCCTAGCCCAAGATTTGCACTGTCCACCCTGAACACAGCAGCACCAAATCTCAGCCGCGCATATCTACAAGCACCACACGAGCGAGCTCGAAGCATGGAGCACAAGCATCCACATGAAAGCAACAAACCACTAGCAAAAGAGCGAAGCATATCTCGAGACAAGATTGGATCTCATACCAAAGATGAAGCCGAGGGAGCTCATGAGGGCCTTGTTGCAGATGACAATGGAGACCGAGGACACCACGGAGAGGCTGAGCGCCCCCACCGTCCCCAGCTGGAACTTCTCCCCGCCCACCcccatctccgccgccgctcgtcgcTCAACAAAAAGAAGCAAGCAGAACCGAAAGAAACAGCTTCCCGGCCAACGAAAACCGACCGAATCACGCTGACGGCAGGACCTGCGCACGAACGGAGATCACATTCCGGCCGAGCAACCGAAGCTAGAAAAACGCCAAGAAACGGGCTTTTCCCCCCGCACCCGGGGTCAAAACCACCAGCACCACACCAACCTCTTTGCTCCGGAGCGCCGCAAGAGCTCACCCACCCGCGAGCTGGATCTGGGAGGAGCAAACCTCGGCAGCGAGATCTGAGAAGGCGAGAGGGGATCTGATCGGGGGACTCGACAGCTCGGCTCGCAGTCGGTGCAGTCGTGCTGcgtccttccttccttccttggcttcctccctcttcctctctctcctgcTAACAGGAGACGCTGACAGGGGCTTTTATATAAAAGAGACACATTTCCGGGTTGGTGGTGTCCAGGGGCTGATTTGTGATTGTTGCCTTTTACGGGGGGCGGTTAGCGATGCTCCGGGGACACGTTTGATTGCTGCATGTAGTGCTTAGCGACCGTGTCCACGTGTTCAACGGGATTTTAATTTGCGATTTGTTGAGCTCGTTCGTTTGGTGAGGGCGCTTCATCATTGCCGTTTGCTGGACTAAATacttattttaaaatttgatgTGTAAATAATTAATTAGAAAGCGTAAAAGTGCCAGCTTTTATTAGTATTAGAATTTACAGTAGTGTAGGTGGTTACAGTTCCTTTCTTGGAAAACTTTAGCATAAGTCCCTGAATTATACATACTCCTACTTGATTTTTTGTAAAGTTTAAATTATACTTATGTATTTCCAGGGTTTTTTTATAAAAGCGTTTCCAGGTATTTAGATGATTATTGAAGAGTTGTTTTCTGCAAGGCCCTGGGTTTTGAAGATATAGCAGTCGGCCCCATGATTTGGAGGGGGTTTGGCAGTCGACAGTCTTATGTGGAAAGTCATAGCCAGTAGGAACcgaaaaaacaaaggaaatcaATCGTTCACAGCTCAGATCATATACTAACTGGAGTACACATCGCAGCATGTATGACAGggtgaaaaaaaagataattaCTGCTCCAACCTCTCCAAAAGAGACAGCAGTTTTACACTTGTTATTGTATGCCTCAGGTCAATTCGGGCCATGATTAATTTCTAGCTAGTACTGCTGGTTAATTACAGAGAGATGGATGATATTTACGGCGTCTCTCGTCAGTCTCTTCTTGTCGCTTTGCGTTCTCTGGACATGTATTCCGTTTTCCAAGTGGTGGCACCGTGACTAGTCGACGGTCAGATGTGTAAGTATATTAGACAGGGCAAATTCAGTAGCCCGATTGGCTCTGGCAGATGAGTGCACCGGAATCTTTCACGTCTGGAGGAATCTTCAAACGGTGCCTGATCGATCattcttctttatttttaaACGGTGAGCTTATAGTCAACGCCGGTGGTGCAAAGGTTGTGGGACGATGCGCATTAGAGTTTGGAATCCTTTGGAACGATACTTAGGTCCAAGGACAAGTGTGTAGTGGACTCCCCGTTGTTAGGCCAGTAGAATAGACGGTCCAATGACTTATTTGTAAAAGAATATATTAATTTTAGCACTCTTCCTATGTTGTTAATAATTATGAACAGATCGGTGGACCTtctcgtaaaaaaaaagtagagtaGATCGAGCATGGGTATGTGGGATCGGAGGGCGGGGACGGGTAGGCTAGTCATAAGAAACGTCAGTTTCGTGAAGTGCCGGCCTCCCTCAGTTTAATGTGGCGTTGGCGACAAGAGACCACAACCAAGTTTGTTTGTGCGCCGCCGATCGATCAAGGCGCTTACATGACGTGATGTGAGGATAAACATGCCACAACGGACTCCTCTCTTATGTCAGATGTAAGCCAAGATATCATACCTCAAAAATACATCTGCCCGAAAAGCACGTGGTTTTATTTCTTCATGAATTTTTATAGGTCAATAGTCGATCCATAGTATCTCCAACATTCATGAGTTAATCGGTTTTTAAAAACCACCTTGAATGATGATCAAGTCAAATCGAGAAAGTCATTATGTCTTATGGAGTCCCAAAACAAATCAGAAGTAACACGTAGATGTAGGGAAAGTGCATAAAGAGTGAGAACAATAATTCATCAAACCCGATATCATATCATCTCTCTTTCATACGAAAACACAACATATGTATGAAAACCACTTTATCATTTTGCATAGGACACAAAGTCTACATTTCCATGATCTTTAACAGATGACCATTCTGTAGCATTCCCAAcatctttgattttgttttattttctaaaaGGCCTAAAGTATAAATCCCACTATTTCAAACCTGATTAAGATTTAGTGTGAATGGTTTTAGAAATGTCAGGATTTAATATAGACAGTTTCATAGTTTTTCTTTAGCAAACGACCGAACAATACATTTTTCATTAAAGAAATATAGAAATAATTAATACTTACAAATTGTGTACCATGTTTTGTATGGAACATGACAAAAGCCCCAATCTGTATATTGCTTAAATTGGGCCAATCACCATAATGTAGggattgtgaaatcatatgtgatgtgtaacattggcaagtgttttaggtgaaacattgatgtaGATATTTTGGATAATATATatacttatgtgatgacatgtatcatGTTTTGGATTTAGTGATTTGCTATTGGTGTGTTGAttcattagtttcttatgtgaaaaaaCATGgtgtgagttgtgtggaacttaccctgaatcaagtcgtggacttgtgctcgtactggttatttgtgtgttcgctttcaggtgtttccggagctagaggaacatggttgatgacgggatcgagggacgaagcttgggagaagctgaggtcaaGGAtaaaggtcatgcgggacgttcgtgcgaaggaacgaTGGAAGGAAGGCTATGATGAttcgggagggcaccggtttgtcgtacgttgtttataccgaagatgtacggtattggagacattcgacacgtgatggtcaagttttgaagacatcacaagaagagttgatggcatggagtggcatcgacgtgaagacatgtaggtccagccatgactggatgagagctgtttaaagattaaacagtagcatcatcaagatggcgttcgatggaaaagtggtccacatgaaaTTTGTGCGCGTCGTTGAGGCGAAcaacttttgtttttgaatCATCTCGATCTGAGGttgtatgcgggccccacgggcagaataccgaccgggacagagaagttcgtgttggattcggattcggtttgGGGTCACGAATTTtctcttataaatagaggaCGGCCTAGCTAGTGTTTTAGCAAGGACTTGAgagaactcagagctttggatctagatcaattcttggagagttttTTGATGTATGGTTGCAttttttgtaatcgatcgacatcgttgaaTAAAAAGATTCGTTcgggcggtgtcatctctgttcttctcggatcttcgtgctagatctttctaatacttttGTGCAGCTTTATCACAAGATCATAACACGTTGCTGTAGGTTTCTCCCGAGATCAAGggaagattgcgattaattcatctttcttgttaatcctcgaaattggttataaattaatcctcgtaactttttgtcagctgttactgttttcatcatatcttttgattggtacgtccgattgagctgattcgtGCTGCGTTGGTTAGagaatttcaatacctttcttttgcatactcatacgtactttttggttcatccaatcaaaagttacggctgttttactatcacggacagaaagatGATTTAGGATTTGAACTTTCgagaaaagttttaatttgctgccgcgcaatcattcacccccacTCCGATTTCCTATCTTGATCTCACAGGGATCAAAATTGATTGTTATCAATGAAAAAAACTCTTATTTCATTGGAAAGAGGCCTGAAGCTAAGTTAAGGAGATGATGCCTCGTATGTTGTTCCGAAAATTTCACATGAGTTAAATTGAtagcaacaaaaaattatCCAAAGTTAGAAGCATATGACAAAATTGTATGATAGGTTCTTTACTTTCTAccccctccgtttcataattcttatcgaaatattacatgtatccagatgatttttaggaatagatacatctatttttggacaaatttgagacaagaattatgaaacggaaagaGTAGATACTGTATCAAGAAAGTTAAAGAAATATATAAGAATGGTACCAAATTTTTATCGGTTCACTTTGATAAAGGAATTGTTACACTCTTACACACACGCGCGCATATAAACAGCAATACTGACTCTCTTTTTCTGAACTGCAACAGCAATACTGACTTGATTTGACGTCGCCCAAAAAACGTTAGAACCATAATATGCCACAATTGACACTTATCCTTGACACACTTTTTGCACTGAGCGATCATCTTCTCGGCTTCTTCCCTGGTGGCGCCTTGCTTGCGAAACAAGATCCCGTTTAATTTCTTTTCAAGAGTTAGGCAGCTGGGAGGCCGAGTGGATAAGCGAAGAGATGATATAAAGTGAGAGGCGCCTAGCTATAGAGGGTTGGGTGGCATGCCACTGTCTCTGCAAAAATTAAGACGTGAAGGATCTCTGTGGGGATTTAATTAAACGGTGTAACGGCAAGTTGGTGGCTGGGTTTGGGTGGCCTCCAC
The Brachypodium distachyon strain Bd21 chromosome 2, Brachypodium_distachyon_v3.0, whole genome shotgun sequence genome window above contains:
- the LOC100844882 gene encoding UDP-xylose transporter 3 gives rise to the protein MGVGGEKFQLGTVGALSLSVVSSVSIVICNKALMSSLGFIFATTLTSWHLLVTFCSLHVALCMKLFEHKPFDARTVMGFGVLNGISIGLLNLSLGFNSVGFYQMTKLAIIPCTVILETLFFRKKFSRYIQLSLSVLLFGVGVATVTDLQLNAMGSILSLLAIVTTCIAQIMTNTIQKKFKVSSTQLLYQSCPYQALTLFVTGPFLDGFLTNKNVFAFEYTPQVLFFIVLSCLISVSVNFSTFLVIGKTSPVTYQVLGHLKTCLVLAFGYVLLHDPFSWRNILGILIAVIGMGLYSYFCTRETQQKPTDASPQVTQVKEGESDPLISDSLNSAENGGAAADDEPLKVPMWSSKYSRA